A stretch of the Duncaniella dubosii genome encodes the following:
- a CDS encoding META domain-containing protein: MKFVSLFASALAVTALVSGCGIVKKSGVTASDSNSTVKTTPVISNISSYDEAQIAPLLGSWAVTAINGQKVVINGDNHPQITFEAIPDAKTAIMVIAFNGCNYLNGSWIVQGSKLEPNGEFLSSLKACNDAPYEAAMTKAINDVKSYSVVDANTVVLNSSTGNTVMTLRKRNLSFLNGAWQVTTIQGTPVPANTAIKVVIDIDECKIHGNAGCNILNGAIVVKLDKGDGIEFKDLATTRMTCPAIATEQAFILALEQVDTCVEGASSDQAIMKGANGQPLLTLIRISPDQVGEE; encoded by the coding sequence ATGAAATTTGTTTCACTATTTGCATCAGCACTTGCCGTCACCGCCTTAGTCAGTGGCTGTGGCATTGTAAAAAAATCAGGCGTGACCGCATCTGATTCTAACTCAACTGTAAAAACAACTCCGGTGATCTCTAACATATCCTCATATGACGAAGCACAGATTGCTCCGCTTCTCGGAAGCTGGGCAGTCACTGCAATCAACGGCCAAAAAGTCGTCATCAACGGTGACAACCATCCCCAGATTACCTTCGAAGCTATCCCTGACGCAAAAACAGCCATAATGGTCATTGCATTCAACGGCTGCAACTACCTCAACGGCTCGTGGATCGTACAAGGAAGCAAACTCGAACCTAACGGTGAGTTCCTATCATCTCTAAAAGCGTGCAACGATGCCCCTTACGAGGCTGCCATGACAAAAGCCATAAACGATGTGAAATCCTACAGTGTTGTCGATGCAAACACGGTTGTCCTGAATTCATCGACAGGCAATACAGTCATGACTCTTCGCAAACGTAATCTGTCATTCCTTAACGGTGCATGGCAGGTTACAACAATTCAGGGCACACCTGTCCCCGCAAATACAGCCATAAAAGTCGTTATTGATATTGACGAATGCAAGATTCACGGCAACGCAGGGTGCAATATACTCAACGGTGCGATAGTGGTCAAACTTGACAAGGGTGACGGCATCGAATTCAAAGACCTCGCCACAACAAGAATGACTTGTCCCGCAATCGCTACCGAACAAGCCTTCATCCTCGCCCTCGAACAGGTTGACACCTGCGTTGAAGGGGCATCATCGGATCAGGCCATTATGAAAGGTGCAAACGGACAGCCATTGCTAACGCTGATACGAATCTCACCCGATCAGGTCGGTGAAGAATAA